Proteins from one Planctomyces sp. SH-PL62 genomic window:
- a CDS encoding alpha/beta hydrolase, with protein sequence MRGLLASRRFWAVVLTLSTTLGVAAQEGRRRGGRALRDQGGEPLKKVRPQGGDPLARQDAAKGAPGTYHYTFKLRSFDGTPLAASYYPSKLGANAPVVVLIHERQRSRKDFEDKVLEFKGRGLAEHLQEQTYAVFSMDLRGQGQNPRRALAADDREAMADDLQAAYQFLLDRHNRGELNVGKLGVVGVGEGANLVAAWAYQPGAAVSTEGRPADLSALVLVSPQPEGSGYILSRITSQLAPRVPMLLMAGSKDSASKDAVEAARKDLERSRGNKIELFPSSLHGYKLLRLEPGAADTLVKYLDSHLKLRPNEWEPRYNQIPVTYSDIQTSRPQPAEKAKPAEKAKPAEKAKADEKAKPAEKAEPDGDSKKS encoded by the coding sequence ATGCGCGGACTGCTGGCGAGTCGGAGATTCTGGGCCGTCGTGCTCACCCTGTCGACCACGCTGGGCGTCGCGGCCCAGGAGGGGCGGCGGCGGGGCGGACGCGCCCTTCGCGACCAGGGGGGAGAGCCTTTGAAGAAGGTCCGGCCCCAGGGGGGAGACCCCCTCGCCCGCCAGGACGCCGCCAAGGGGGCGCCGGGGACCTACCATTATACGTTCAAGCTCCGCTCCTTCGACGGCACGCCGCTGGCGGCCTCGTACTATCCGTCGAAGCTCGGGGCCAACGCGCCGGTGGTGGTCCTGATCCACGAGCGCCAGCGCTCGCGCAAGGACTTCGAGGACAAGGTCCTGGAGTTCAAGGGCCGCGGCCTGGCCGAGCACCTCCAGGAGCAGACCTACGCCGTCTTCTCGATGGACCTTCGCGGCCAGGGCCAGAACCCGCGGCGCGCCCTCGCCGCCGACGACCGGGAGGCCATGGCCGACGACCTGCAGGCGGCCTACCAGTTCCTCCTGGACCGGCACAACCGGGGCGAGCTGAACGTCGGCAAGCTCGGCGTCGTGGGCGTCGGCGAGGGGGCGAACCTGGTCGCGGCCTGGGCCTACCAGCCCGGTGCCGCCGTCTCCACCGAGGGCCGCCCCGCCGACCTGTCCGCCCTCGTCCTCGTCTCCCCCCAGCCCGAAGGCTCCGGCTACATCCTCTCCCGGATCACCTCGCAACTCGCCCCCCGCGTCCCCATGCTCCTCATGGCCGGCAGCAAGGACTCCGCGTCGAAGGACGCCGTCGAGGCCGCCCGAAAGGACCTGGAACGGAGCCGCGGCAACAAGATCGAACTCTTCCCCTCCTCGCTCCACGGCTACAAGCTCCTCCGCCTCGAACCCGGCGCCGCCGACACCCTCGTGAAATACCTCGACTCCCACCTCAAACTCCGCCCCAACGAGTGGGAGCCCCGCTACAACCAGATCCCCGTCACCTACTCCGACATCCAGACCTCCCGCCCCCAGCCCGCCGAGAAGGCCAAGCCCGCCGAGAAGGCCAAGCCCGCCGAGAAAGCCAAGGCCGACGAGAAGGCCAAGCCCGCCGAGAAGGCCGAGCCCGATGGCGATTCCAAGAAATCCTAA
- a CDS encoding DUF1559 domain-containing protein, with product MPASKRSGFTLIELLVVIAIIAVLIALLLPAVQSAREAARRAQCVNNLKQLGLAVHNFESTNNRFPDGQGPVPKGPGSVGFIRGAVLTMILPYMEQSSLFSAFNFQLDVHSNVENKTARTQQISAFLCPSDASSSRMTEAGLSLGTNNYYGSIGATAAQLFSTASGTAETETSRVGIFNIQMNLTGSLATNPDFRKVMNVVTIASISDGTTNTAMFSETKRSTMPSTGSSVAVLTDRNMVHRSQGWTTTAGNYIPPADCDASTYSPLNYRGLQYYRATQFLHVYSHTIPPNYKGFDCTDAVAGAAHMAARSFHSGGVNVGLADGSVRFVKDSVSIDTWRALGTKGAGEIISADSL from the coding sequence ATGCCTGCATCGAAACGTTCCGGGTTCACCCTGATCGAGCTTCTCGTGGTGATCGCGATCATCGCCGTCCTGATCGCGCTTTTGCTCCCGGCCGTGCAGTCGGCCCGCGAGGCGGCCCGCCGCGCCCAGTGCGTCAACAACCTGAAGCAGCTCGGCCTGGCGGTGCACAACTTCGAGTCGACGAACAATCGGTTCCCGGACGGCCAGGGCCCGGTCCCCAAGGGGCCCGGTTCGGTCGGCTTCATCCGCGGTGCCGTGCTGACGATGATCCTGCCTTATATGGAGCAGTCGAGCCTGTTCTCGGCGTTCAATTTCCAGCTCGACGTCCATTCCAACGTCGAGAACAAGACGGCGAGGACCCAGCAGATCTCCGCGTTCCTCTGCCCGTCGGACGCCTCCAGCTCGCGGATGACCGAGGCGGGCCTGTCCTTGGGCACGAACAACTACTACGGGAGCATCGGCGCGACGGCCGCCCAGCTCTTCAGCACCGCCTCGGGGACGGCCGAGACCGAGACCTCCCGGGTGGGGATCTTCAACATCCAGATGAACCTGACCGGCAGCCTGGCCACCAACCCGGACTTCCGCAAGGTGATGAACGTCGTCACGATCGCCTCGATCAGCGACGGGACGACCAACACGGCGATGTTCTCCGAGACCAAGCGGTCCACCATGCCGTCGACCGGGTCGTCCGTCGCGGTCCTCACGGACCGGAACATGGTCCACCGCTCGCAGGGCTGGACGACCACGGCCGGCAACTACATCCCCCCCGCCGACTGCGACGCCAGCACGTATTCCCCGCTGAACTACCGGGGCCTCCAGTACTACCGGGCCACCCAGTTCCTGCACGTCTACAGCCACACCATCCCGCCCAATTACAAGGGCTTCGACTGCACCGACGCGGTCGCCGGGGCGGCGCACATGGCCGCGCGGAGCTTCCACTCCGGCGGGGTGAACGTCGGCCTGGCCGACGGATCGGTCCGCTTCGTCAAGGACTCGGTCAGCATTGATACCTGGAGGGCCCTGGGGACCAAGGGCGCCGGCGAGATCATCAGCGCCGACTCGCTCTAA